From the Paenibacillus tianjinensis genome, the window CATTTCACATTAGAGCGTGTGATCAGCCCCTGGGCGGAGAAGCCCTTATCTGCAATCAGCGTATTGCAATGCTCATAGATTTCCCGCCAGTTCTGCGGATTCAGCTGCTCCTCTACGCCAAAAAAGCGCTTCAGCTCCAGGGCCGACCAGTGAAACAGCGGATTGCCGATGGTAAAGGGCAGAACCTCACTCCACTTGGCGAACTTTTCTTCATCCGGAGCACTGCCCGTAATATATTTCTCATCAACGCCAAAGGTTCTAAGCGCACGCCATTTATAATGATCCCCGCCCAGCCACAACTCTGTAATGCTGTTAAACCTTTTATCTTCAGCAATGGCCTGCGGATCAAGATGGCAGTGGTAGTCTATAATCGGCAAGTCCTTGGCGTACTCATAATAGAGTATCCGGGCTTCCTCAGACTGCAGCAAAAAATCCTCATGAATAAGTTCCTTCATTGCTCATGTCCCCTTACCCCTTATTTCAGATACTTCTCCAGTGTGCTTCTTACCGCGCCCGGTCCGGCCAGCAGCTCGTAGAACATACCCTCAATCTTGTCGCCAAGCCCGATGTCATACAGATTCACGCCAAAGAGCTGCTCATCTTCGAGAATAGCGCGCACATTAGAGCTGGTGTCGCCCAGCTTCACACCCTGCAGATGTCCCTGCAATGTTTCGAGCAGCGGGTCCGGACTTAGGTTGAAGGCACTTCCTTCATCATTCACGCCCAGCAGATAGCGGCACCAGACGGCGATAGCAAGCGGAATGGCCGTCAGGTCAGCCGGGTCCAGATCTTCTCTGCGGACATAGGACTTGATCGTTTCTCCAAAGCGGATGCCCACCTTCTGCGAGGTGTCGGTTGCGATCCGCTGCGGCGTGTCGGGTATAAACGGATTGGCGAAGCGCTCCTGCAGCACCTCATCCAGAAACTGCTTCGGACTAAGGATGCCCGGATCCACAACAACCGGCAGCCCTTCCGTGTAGCCGATGATTTCCACAAATTTGCGCAGCGTATCGTCCTTCATCTCATCGGCAATCAGGGTATAACCGAGCAGACAGCCCGATACGGCGAGTGCGGTATGCAGCGGATTAAGGCAGGTGGTCACCTTCATCGTCTCCACCTTGTTGACGGTATCCCGGTCGGTGAAGATAATGCCCGCCTGCTCAAGCGGAGGACGGCCATTCGTGAACTTATCTTCAATGACCAGATATTCACTGATCTCAGCGTTTACAAACGGGGCAGTATAGGTATTCTTGGAGGTGACAATCACATCCATCTCACCGATGTCCTGCTCAAGCAGTGCTGCCTGCACCGTTTCCGAAGGGCGCGGTGTGATTTTGTCGATCATCGACAGCGGGAAGGTAATCAGCTGCTCATTCTCCAGGTAAGCCAAGAAGCCTGCTTCCACCAGCCCTTTGGCGGCCCATTCCTTGGCAATGGTTACGACGCCATTCTTCAGCTTATCGCCGTTATGGGAGCAGTTATCCATGCTGACAAAAGTCATCGGGTATGCGCCCTTCAGATACCGATTGTATGCAAGCGAAGCAACAATGCTCATGGCATGCACGGGCTGCTCCGGCCCGCCCGCAATATCCTTCTCGACGATGCCGAGATATTGCCCGTTCGGGCCGGTCAGGGAATACCCCTTCTCCGTGATGGTGAAGCTTGCCATCTGCAAGCTCGGGTTCTCGAACACCTCCGTCAGCCTGTTGTAATCATCCTCACGGTTCTTATCGGCGGTGATGCCTTCTACGATGCTGCTGACGACTTTCTTCTGGAAATCGCCGCGCGCATTCATCAGCACCAGCAGAGTCAGATTATCATACGGCTTGTAGACTTTATCGATCATCTCGAAGTCAAAGGTTTCCGCCGCGATGATACCCGTGTCCGCTGCGCCGCTGTCCAGCAGCTTCTGATGGGCATTCGCCACGAACCCGCGGAAGATATTGCCCGCACCGAAATGAATCCATTCCGGCTTCACCAGCGTGTTCTTCGCTATTGTGTCATAGTCAAACTTAGGAAGGATGGCTCCGGCTGCCTCCCATGATTCTGCTTCATCCCGGATACTGGATCGGCTCAGGCGCAGCATTTATTTCGCTCCCTTCACATTATCCAGGCTGTCCCATACGCCGAGCAGGTACATGATGCCCATCGCCCGGTCATACAAGCCGTACCCCGGACGGCAGTTTTTCTCTTCGCCCCACAGATGACGGCCGTGATCCGGACGCACATAACCCGTGTACCCGTTCTCGTGGTAGGCCTTTACGACTTCCGCCACATCGACACTGCCGTCGCGGCCGCGGTGGGATACTTCGATGAAGTCCCCGTTGTCAAAAACCTTCACATTGCGGATATGGGCAAAATATATCCTGTCATGGAACTCGCGGATCATCGCCGGCAGGTCGTTCTCCGGATTCGTGCCAAGCGACCCTGTACAGAAAGTCAGGCCATTGTATGGACTGTCCACTAAATCCAGGAAACGGCGGATCGTATCGCGGCTGCGGATAATGCGCGGCAGGCCAAAGATGGGCCAGGCCGGATCATCCGGGTGAATCGCCATTTTGATATCCACTTCTTCACATACCGGAATAATACGCTCCAGGAAATATTGCAGGTTGCTGAACAGTTTATCTTCCGTCACATCAGCATAAGCCGCGAACAGCTCATCCAGCTTCGCCAGCCGTTCCGGTTCCCAGCCCGGCATGGTGAATTGACCTGCGCCTTTGAGAATCCGGTCTACCATCTCACGCGGATTATCGGTGATGGCAGCCTTTTCATAAAAGAGGGCGTTCGAACCGTCAGGCAGCTCCTTGTACAGCTCCGTGCGCGTCCAGTCAAACACCGGCATGAAGTTATAGCAGATAACTTTAACGCCGACTGTAGCCAGCTTACGGATTGTATCGATATAGATGTCGATATATTTGTCACGGGTCGGCAGGCCGATCTTGATATCATCATGAACGTTGACGCTTTCCACCACGGCGGTGCTGAAGCCCTTGGCCGTAATCTGATCCGCCACTTCCTGTATCCGCTCCATCTCCCAGACCTCACCGGCTACCTTGTCATGCAGCGACCAGACGATGCCCATTACCCCCGGAATCTGCCGTATATGGTCAAGCGTGATGTTATCGTTCCCTTCGCCATACCATCTCCACGTCATGTTCATTGATAAACCCTCCTTATGATGTATAAACCAATGATTGCACATACCCTAAAATCTTGTATACAAGTTTTGAGTAGATCATAAATAAACAACATAATTTTGTCAATACTTCTTTTGAAAACGTATACGATTATCGATATATAGCGAAAACATTGAATTGTATAGTGAAAGTTTTCTTTTATCACCGCGGGCATTGATGTATACTAGAACTTAAAATACGGATGATGGAGCCGAAACACAATGTCGATCAAAGAACAAATTATGAAGACGCTAAAAGATGAAATTCTGACCCTGACACTGAAGCCCGGCACTATTCTCAGTGAGACTGTTTTATCCGAACGGTTCCAGATTTCGCGGACCCCGCTGCGTGATGTGCTGAAACAGCTCAGTCTGGAATCCTATATTGATATCTATCCGAAGAAGGGCAACCTGGTTTCGTTTATTGATCTGGAGTCGGTTGAACAGATTATTTATTTGCGCAGTGTCCTGGAAAAAGAGATCATGAAATACCTCTCGGCCCATCTTGTGCTGAAGGGTGTACATGAGCTGAAGGAGATTCTGGACAGGCAGAAGGCGGCAATTCATCAAGAGGATGCCACAGAGCATTTCCTCAACCTGGACGATGCATTCCACGCTGCCCTTTTCCGGCTTGCCGGACGGGAATTCCTATGGAATCTGATACAGCAGTCCAATGTGCATTATGTCAGATACCGGCGTCTGCACATGCTCCGTCAGGAGAAGCTGGAGGAGATCTGGACGGAGCACCAGCGCATCCTTGAATACATGACCCGGCAGGAAACGGACAAGCTGGATGCGCTGATCCATCACCATTTGCGCGAAGACATTAACTCGCTCTATTTGCAGGAGAACTTCTCAGACTACATCAAAGTCTAGGTATTTGTTAAGCTTCTACGCCTACAATTGAATAAGACCACCCTCACGCTCTATAAACTGCAAAAACCTCCTTGCCGGCAGGGGGAAACATACGGAACCTGAGGGTCCCTTTCGTCCGCCTGTCGGCAAAGAGGTATTGGATTAACTATAGGATTTGAAATACCGGCCTGTCCTGCACAAAGCGGACGGGCAGGCCGGGGAATTGCTGCGACAGCCGCTCTGCCAGCAGCTTCATGCCGGGTGCCTCGCTCTCAGCGTGGCCCAGCATCATTAACGCCCGGTTGCGCGCCTGTGCGGCGGCATCTTTTACATACTCCGGAGTTTCCCATTCCGGCCCTTCTCCGGCAATAATCAGATCGAGGCCGTCCTGTTCGAACAGGGGAATTGTCATTGAACCTCCGCCTCTATAACCAACCAGAATGCCCACCCGGGTGCAGGAAGCAGCTAAATTGCCCGCCACACGCAGGTAAGAGATTGCCAGCTGCCGCTTCACCATCTCTGCAGCGTCTTTGACGGACATGGCCGGAATGGTTAATATCGACACTGCGGCCCGATGCTCAGTTACATAATCCTCCCAGCCGAGTGCACGGATCAGCCCTTCTGTTATTCCGTCCGGCGTGTAACGGTGCACATCATCATGAAACCGGTAAATCCCGATACCTGATGATGCAATCAAAGCAGATTTCTGCAAAAATACCGGATCCCCGCCCAGCCATTCCCGCTGATCCTGGTGGCTGTAATAAACCCCTTCATGAGTCACGATCAGGTTCGCCCCAAACAAAGCCGCCTCTTCAATTACATAGTGTGAGGCTGCAAAGGCCGTAACGATCCCCCGCACCTCTGTCTCCAGGCTTCCCGGGTCCAGCTTGTCCACGGTTGGATCAGGCCGGACGACGCCGGCCGTCAAGCGATCAATGATATGTCCAAAGGTTATTGTCATGGCCATTCACCTCTTTAGTAGATGATCCGCTGGCTTGCATCCATAATGCCGCTCTTTCTGAAGAAATACGTATTGATCTGGTCGCGCCATTCCTTGGCATGAGCGGCCTGCCCTTTGAGGCGCTCCTCCACCTGCACATACAGATCCTCTCTGAGGTTCCCCTGCAAGCTGCTCCATAAGGTGACCAGCTCTTCCGCACGTTCTGCGCCAGCAAAATGAGTATCATAAATATGCTGGATCACCGTTTTTCCGGAATGGAGCACATGGGTATACGGAACATGATGGAAGAACAGCAGCAATTCATCAGGGCATTCCTCGAGCGAATCATACCGTGCAGCATTGCTGCCGATATACTGGGAACTGTAGCCTGTACCACTCTTCACGGTCCGGTCGACTCCGATCCCGTGGTTGTCAGCATAATGGTACGTCCCCCACTGGGAATATTCATAGCCGTCCACATTCGGCCCGTAATGATGCTCCGGATTGATCATCCAGCCCACGCCGAGCGGAGCTGTGTAGGATTCATAAATCTCCCAAGAATCCAGCAGAATCCGGCTGATCACAGCTGCTATTGTCGGATCTTTGCCAAAGGTAAGAGCGATCCATTCCCCGGCAATCTCTTCCGCGCTCAGCTCCGGATTCCAGGCCAGACGGCCGTATCCGTACAGATTAGCCTGGGCCAGCAGATGGCCGGTCCAGTTCAAGTCATTGCCAACATTGGACACCGCCGCGATCCCGCTGTACCGGTTGCCCCACAGCGAGCCGTCTACAATATGCTTAACCGGAGAAGCTTCCCCCTTGGCATACGTATTGAATTCCAGCACCTCTTTCCACTGGGGGACAAGGTAACAGACATGGCGCTGCTGGCCGGTATATTCCTGGGCAATCTGGAATTCGATCACTTGATTAGTCCGCTCCAGCGCCCCGAACAGCGGGGATACCGGTTCCCGGACCTGGAAATCCATCGGCCCGTTCTTGATCTGCAGAATGACATTGTCTTTGAATTTGCCGTCTAGCGGTTTGAAGTGATCATAGGCCGCTCTCGCCCGGTCTGTCTTGCGGTCACGCCAGTCCTGCTTACAGTTGTACACAAAGCAGCGCCAGATGACGATTCCGCCATAGGGCTCTAGGGCTTCCGCCAGCATATTCGCACCATCGGCATGGTCGCGCCCGTACGTGAACGGTCCCGGACGGTTCTCCGAATCCGCCTTGACCACGAAGCCGCCGAAATCGGGGATCGCCTGGTAAATATCGGCCGCTTTGCGCTGCCACCAGCTGCGCACGCCCGGATCGAGCGGGTCAGCTGTACCCACTTCCCCTTCATGCATCGGTCCGGCAAAATTAACGCTCAGGAACAGCCGGATGCCATACAGCCTGAATATATCAGCTATGCTTGCCACCTCGGGCAAATAATCCGAAATAAACAGCGTCTCCAGGGCATGGACATTCACATTATTGATCGCGATGGCATTGATGCCGGTCGAGGACATCAGCCGAGCGTAGTCGCGGATCCGTCCCATATCCCCTTTAAACCGGTTATTTTCATAGAAGAAGGATCTCCCCGCATACCCCCGCTCTACACTGCCGTCAAAGTTATCCCAATGATTAATCATCCGAAGCCCGTTTACCGGATTCAAGGTTATATCGAGTTCCTCAATCTCCTGCAATGTGCCGAGCAGGCGCAGCAGGTGAAACACTCCATAGAGAACACCTGCCGGCGAAGCGGCTCCTACAGCAATGCAGTGATGATCTGCACTCGTGCGGATGGCGAATCCTTCACGTTCCACCTTGCGAATGTCAGCCTCACTAAACACACTGTGGATCAGCGCATTCCCGCCCCCGAAGGTGCCGATGGCAACCCTTAAATTGCCGGAGCTTAACTTATGATCCGCCTGGACCCGGATAGCAAGCATACCTTCGATGCCCCTGCTCCATTCCGCCAGTGCAGCCTGAACCGTATCATCAGCTTCCGTAACGCTCACCGCTCCGCACCATTTTACATATTGCTCCTGCAGCCTGCCCTGTGGCAGTGCCGGATAGCCCAGCCAGGCGCCGTAACCATGATCTTCGATCGAAACATGATGCTCATTGGATTCTTTCATCATCTGGAAGACTCCTCCTGTGTTTTACCTGAGTGTAGGATTTACCTAGCTATTGGCTTTTCTGCAGTCCGTCAGCGATCTGCTGCCCGTACCTTCCAGGAGCCAGAGGATTGCTGTAACTCCGCGGGGGTAATACTTACTTCCACCTATCAGGCCGGATAAGATCTGGTCACTCCAGCACCAGTAGGACAGCTCGGGATGCAGCAGCCAGTTCACATGCGCAGCATCAGCCGCAAGTCCGCTTTCCTCCCAGGGCAGCTGCAGAATCTCCCGGGCGATGAACTGGGACAGATAGATTTTGCTGAGCCACGAGTTATTGCTTGTGGACGACAGCTTCCAGCCTCCGTCCTCGAACAGGCAGATGCCTGGAACCAGCACCGTATGGAGGTGGGTATTCAGCGCGCTGAGATACTCCGCGAATCTGCCGCCGGGATCGAGCGCTTCTCCGCAGCCGGTGAAGAGCGGGAAGACCAGTCCTTCAATCGCCGGAATGATACAGGATTGGTTGTCTTCATGGATAATAGCAGGAATATAACCGTCACTGTTTAATTGGGAAGATAGCGAAGCGGCACACTTCACGGCCTGCTGCCCTGCCTCTGCTGCCAGTTCAGCCAGTCCTTCCTGTCCGAAGAACTTCTCCAGCGCCACATAGGCCGCCCAGCATTTTCCTGCCATATAAATGTTATTGCGGGACTGCCCAAGCGAGGTATCAAGGCTGTCATAGGTAGTGATTTCGGCACCGCCTTGGGTACGGTTGCTGTCCAGACCCATCAGGCCGTTGCGCTGGCTGCTGTCCGGATGATCGCGGTTCAGCATGCTGTCAAAGCAGGCACGGAGTGTCGGGAGCATTTTATCGGTAAAATCACGGTCTTTGGTCTGTTCGATGTAGACGAGCGCCGAGACCAGCCAATTGACCAGCTCCTCATGGCTCATATAAGAGAAGCAGTCATCCAGCCCGGCCAGCTCATAAGCGGAATACTGCGGCCGCGAGAATACATTGGCGACGCCGACATCATGAGTGAAGCTGATCCCTCCGGGGTACTCCTCGTTTCCGCCCGGAAAGACAACCTTATCCTCATAGCTGTAGCGGTCTACGAACAATTCGAGCTCATTGCGCACCGTCCACGGGTTCATTACCAGTTCAAAGAACAGCTGATCCGCCGTTAAATCCAGCGTATTCATCATTCGGTATTCACCTTCATTCACGATCCAGATGTACCGGTCCCCGTCGTGCAGAAGCTGAGTGCTGCCATAATAGCTGTGAATCGCATGCGAGAGCATAAAGGTCTGATCTCCGGTAAGCCCCGCAGAGGCAATCCATGCATCCGCTGCTGAACAGGAACCGGTAAGCTCATCAAAATGCTCCAGCGCATAGCCGGCCACGGCATCAATATTGTTAAAGTAACGGGTATATGCATAGCTGGCATCGATTCCTGTGGTCACCAATCCGCCCCGGTAAAAACAGATGGCAAAACGGTATGTCCGTTTCTCCCCCGGAGGAACCTCCATCAACACGGCGCCTGTGCCGCCCAGTCCGAATGCCAGGTTGTGCGTAAGCTTAGCCTCCAGAATCTTCTCCATCGTGAACCCGAGTGCAGACTGGACCTCCTCAGCGTCACAGGCAACTGCCATCAGCCGGCCTTGTCCGATTCCCTGAAAAGCCCCTCCGCTGGTGTCGCTGAGTCTGCGCATGGAGCTGTAGGGATCGCTGCCTTCATAACCGAAGAAGCCTTTTCGCGCAAAAGTACCCTTTGTATTGTCCAGTGTAAGCTCGGCGAAGACTGCCGGCAGCAGGGCTGCCTTGA encodes:
- a CDS encoding mannitol dehydrogenase family protein is translated as MLRLSRSSIRDEAESWEAAGAILPKFDYDTIAKNTLVKPEWIHFGAGNIFRGFVANAHQKLLDSGAADTGIIAAETFDFEMIDKVYKPYDNLTLLVLMNARGDFQKKVVSSIVEGITADKNREDDYNRLTEVFENPSLQMASFTITEKGYSLTGPNGQYLGIVEKDIAGGPEQPVHAMSIVASLAYNRYLKGAYPMTFVSMDNCSHNGDKLKNGVVTIAKEWAAKGLVEAGFLAYLENEQLITFPLSMIDKITPRPSETVQAALLEQDIGEMDVIVTSKNTYTAPFVNAEISEYLVIEDKFTNGRPPLEQAGIIFTDRDTVNKVETMKVTTCLNPLHTALAVSGCLLGYTLIADEMKDDTLRKFVEIIGYTEGLPVVVDPGILSPKQFLDEVLQERFANPFIPDTPQRIATDTSQKVGIRFGETIKSYVRREDLDPADLTAIPLAIAVWCRYLLGVNDEGSAFNLSPDPLLETLQGHLQGVKLGDTSSNVRAILEDEQLFGVNLYDIGLGDKIEGMFYELLAGPGAVRSTLEKYLK
- the uxuA gene encoding mannonate dehydratase, which encodes MNMTWRWYGEGNDNITLDHIRQIPGVMGIVWSLHDKVAGEVWEMERIQEVADQITAKGFSTAVVESVNVHDDIKIGLPTRDKYIDIYIDTIRKLATVGVKVICYNFMPVFDWTRTELYKELPDGSNALFYEKAAITDNPREMVDRILKGAGQFTMPGWEPERLAKLDELFAAYADVTEDKLFSNLQYFLERIIPVCEEVDIKMAIHPDDPAWPIFGLPRIIRSRDTIRRFLDLVDSPYNGLTFCTGSLGTNPENDLPAMIREFHDRIYFAHIRNVKVFDNGDFIEVSHRGRDGSVDVAEVVKAYHENGYTGYVRPDHGRHLWGEEKNCRPGYGLYDRAMGIMYLLGVWDSLDNVKGAK
- a CDS encoding GntR family transcriptional regulator encodes the protein MSIKEQIMKTLKDEILTLTLKPGTILSETVLSERFQISRTPLRDVLKQLSLESYIDIYPKKGNLVSFIDLESVEQIIYLRSVLEKEIMKYLSAHLVLKGVHELKEILDRQKAAIHQEDATEHFLNLDDAFHAALFRLAGREFLWNLIQQSNVHYVRYRRLHMLRQEKLEEIWTEHQRILEYMTRQETDKLDALIHHHLREDINSLYLQENFSDYIKV
- a CDS encoding Nif3-like dinuclear metal center hexameric protein is translated as MTITFGHIIDRLTAGVVRPDPTVDKLDPGSLETEVRGIVTAFAASHYVIEEAALFGANLIVTHEGVYYSHQDQREWLGGDPVFLQKSALIASSGIGIYRFHDDVHRYTPDGITEGLIRALGWEDYVTEHRAAVSILTIPAMSVKDAAEMVKRQLAISYLRVAGNLAASCTRVGILVGYRGGGSMTIPLFEQDGLDLIIAGEGPEWETPEYVKDAAAQARNRALMMLGHAESEAPGMKLLAERLSQQFPGLPVRFVQDRPVFQIL
- a CDS encoding alpha-glucuronidase family glycosyl hydrolase, encoding MMKESNEHHVSIEDHGYGAWLGYPALPQGRLQEQYVKWCGAVSVTEADDTVQAALAEWSRGIEGMLAIRVQADHKLSSGNLRVAIGTFGGGNALIHSVFSEADIRKVEREGFAIRTSADHHCIAVGAASPAGVLYGVFHLLRLLGTLQEIEELDITLNPVNGLRMINHWDNFDGSVERGYAGRSFFYENNRFKGDMGRIRDYARLMSSTGINAIAINNVNVHALETLFISDYLPEVASIADIFRLYGIRLFLSVNFAGPMHEGEVGTADPLDPGVRSWWQRKAADIYQAIPDFGGFVVKADSENRPGPFTYGRDHADGANMLAEALEPYGGIVIWRCFVYNCKQDWRDRKTDRARAAYDHFKPLDGKFKDNVILQIKNGPMDFQVREPVSPLFGALERTNQVIEFQIAQEYTGQQRHVCYLVPQWKEVLEFNTYAKGEASPVKHIVDGSLWGNRYSGIAAVSNVGNDLNWTGHLLAQANLYGYGRLAWNPELSAEEIAGEWIALTFGKDPTIAAVISRILLDSWEIYESYTAPLGVGWMINPEHHYGPNVDGYEYSQWGTYHYADNHGIGVDRTVKSGTGYSSQYIGSNAARYDSLEECPDELLLFFHHVPYTHVLHSGKTVIQHIYDTHFAGAERAEELVTLWSSLQGNLREDLYVQVEERLKGQAAHAKEWRDQINTYFFRKSGIMDASQRIIY
- a CDS encoding glycoside hydrolase family 52 protein, which encodes MTKSNLFYNVQHSPIGAFASFTLGFKGKHGGLGLELGKPADQNVYIGFQSADGASYEALPFFDQVEDAGARYDIEKADETAKELQQGLPVPPGENDEAKTNGSHQPSGVLLKAFQDHEISRKLGAATDTWQAGDLTFQLYSPVRPVPDPAAADEAALKAALLPAVFAELTLDNTKGTFARKGFFGYEGSDPYSSMRRLSDTSGGAFQGIGQGRLMAVACDAEEVQSALGFTMEKILEAKLTHNLAFGLGGTGAVLMEVPPGEKRTYRFAICFYRGGLVTTGIDASYAYTRYFNNIDAVAGYALEHFDELTGSCSAADAWIASAGLTGDQTFMLSHAIHSYYGSTQLLHDGDRYIWIVNEGEYRMMNTLDLTADQLFFELVMNPWTVRNELELFVDRYSYEDKVVFPGGNEEYPGGISFTHDVGVANVFSRPQYSAYELAGLDDCFSYMSHEELVNWLVSALVYIEQTKDRDFTDKMLPTLRACFDSMLNRDHPDSSQRNGLMGLDSNRTQGGAEITTYDSLDTSLGQSRNNIYMAGKCWAAYVALEKFFGQEGLAELAAEAGQQAVKCAASLSSQLNSDGYIPAIIHEDNQSCIIPAIEGLVFPLFTGCGEALDPGGRFAEYLSALNTHLHTVLVPGICLFEDGGWKLSSTSNNSWLSKIYLSQFIAREILQLPWEESGLAADAAHVNWLLHPELSYWCWSDQILSGLIGGSKYYPRGVTAILWLLEGTGSRSLTDCRKANS